A section of the Cervus canadensis isolate Bull #8, Minnesota chromosome 8, ASM1932006v1, whole genome shotgun sequence genome encodes:
- the STN1 gene encoding CST complex subunit STN1 isoform X8 translates to MQSKSRQCEDETPSLFWGLDPVFLAFAKLYIRDILDLKESGQVPGVFFYNGHPIKQVDILGTVIGVREKDAFYSYGVDDSTGVINCICWKRPTNTKSSSATAAPSARELSLTSQLKKLQETIAQRAKLEIGDIIRVRGHIRIFRGEREIHATTYYKVDDPVCNVQIARMLELPAIYRKVYDQRFHSPALKEEEALSSNPGTLDLDSLTCLLSEKAKEFLVENRVQTFYQQELETVESLLSLANQPVIHSACSGQMGFKNDTTSRAIHSIFRNAVKLLQEKGLVFQKDGGFDNLFYTLFSCLGNERKQRIAQKDPPDHSRGMPETKS, encoded by the exons ATGCAGTCTAAATCCAGACAGTGTGAAGACGAAACTCCTTCCCTCTTCTGGGGTTTGGATCCTGTGTTTCTGGCCTTTGCAAAACTCTACATCAGGGATATCCTGGACTTGAAGGAGTCTGGCCAGGTACCAG gtgtattttTTTACAATGGGCATCCAATAAAACAGGTGGATATCTTGGGAACTGTAATTGGAGTGAGAGAAAAAGATGCATTCTACAGTTATGGAG TGGATGATAGCACTGGAGTTATAAACTGCATCTGCTGGAAAAGGCCGACTAATACCAAATCCTCATCAG CTACAGCCGCTCCAAGTGCAAGAGAGCTGAGCTTAACCTCTCAGCTTAAGAAGCTGCAAGAGACCATTGCACAGAGAGCAAAGTTGGAAATTGGGGACATTATCCGGGTCAGAGGCCACATCCGCATTTTCAGAGGAGAGCGAGAGATTCATGCCACGACTTATT ATAAAGTGGATGACCCAGTATGCAACGTTCAGATCGCGAGGATGCTGGAGCTGCCTGCCATCTACAGGAAAGTGTATGACCAGCGCTTCCACAGCCCTGCCCTAAAGGAAGAAGAGGCACTGAG CAGCAATCCTGGCACCCTGGACCTTGACAGTCTCACGTGTCTGCTGAGTGAAAAGGCCAAAGAGTTCCTTGTGGAGAACAGAGTGCAGACCTTTTACCAGCAGGAGTTGGAAACTGTGGAGTCCCTTCTGTCCCTTGCCAACCAGCCTGTGATTCACAGCGCCTGCTCTGGGCAA ATGGGTTTTAAGAATGACACCACTTCCAGAGCAATTCACAGTATATTTAGGAATGCTGTAAAGCTGCTGCAGGAAAAAGGACTCGTTTTCCAGAAAGATGGTGGTTTTGATAACCTATTCTAT ACTCTCTTTTCCTGTTTAGGTAAcgagagaaaacaaagaattgCACAGAAAGATCCACCGGATCATTCAAGAGGAATGCCAGAAACCAAATC
- the STN1 gene encoding CST complex subunit STN1 isoform X6, producing the protein MQSKSRQCEDETPSLFWGLDPVFLAFAKLYIRDILDLKESGQVPGVFFYNGHPIKQVDILGTVIGVREKDAFYSYGVDDSTGVINCICWKRPTNTKSSSATAAPSARELSLTSQLKKLQETIAQRAKLEIGDIIRVRGHIRIFRGEREIHATTYYKVDDPVCNVQIARMLELPAIYRKVYDQRFHSPALKEEEALSSNPGTLDLDSLTCLLSEKAKEFLVENRVQTFYQQELETVESLLSLANQPVIHSACSGQMGFKNDTTSRAIHSIFRNAVKLLQEKGLVFQKDGGFDNLFYTLFSCLGNERKQRIAQKDPPDHSRGMPETKSVFNQTL; encoded by the exons ATGCAGTCTAAATCCAGACAGTGTGAAGACGAAACTCCTTCCCTCTTCTGGGGTTTGGATCCTGTGTTTCTGGCCTTTGCAAAACTCTACATCAGGGATATCCTGGACTTGAAGGAGTCTGGCCAGGTACCAG gtgtattttTTTACAATGGGCATCCAATAAAACAGGTGGATATCTTGGGAACTGTAATTGGAGTGAGAGAAAAAGATGCATTCTACAGTTATGGAG TGGATGATAGCACTGGAGTTATAAACTGCATCTGCTGGAAAAGGCCGACTAATACCAAATCCTCATCAG CTACAGCCGCTCCAAGTGCAAGAGAGCTGAGCTTAACCTCTCAGCTTAAGAAGCTGCAAGAGACCATTGCACAGAGAGCAAAGTTGGAAATTGGGGACATTATCCGGGTCAGAGGCCACATCCGCATTTTCAGAGGAGAGCGAGAGATTCATGCCACGACTTATT ATAAAGTGGATGACCCAGTATGCAACGTTCAGATCGCGAGGATGCTGGAGCTGCCTGCCATCTACAGGAAAGTGTATGACCAGCGCTTCCACAGCCCTGCCCTAAAGGAAGAAGAGGCACTGAG CAGCAATCCTGGCACCCTGGACCTTGACAGTCTCACGTGTCTGCTGAGTGAAAAGGCCAAAGAGTTCCTTGTGGAGAACAGAGTGCAGACCTTTTACCAGCAGGAGTTGGAAACTGTGGAGTCCCTTCTGTCCCTTGCCAACCAGCCTGTGATTCACAGCGCCTGCTCTGGGCAA ATGGGTTTTAAGAATGACACCACTTCCAGAGCAATTCACAGTATATTTAGGAATGCTGTAAAGCTGCTGCAGGAAAAAGGACTCGTTTTCCAGAAAGATGGTGGTTTTGATAACCTATTCTAT ACTCTCTTTTCCTGTTTAGGTAAcgagagaaaacaaagaattgCACAGAAAGATCCACCGGATCATTCAAGAGGAATGCCAGAAACCAAATC
- the STN1 gene encoding CST complex subunit STN1 isoform X7, which produces MQSKSRQCEDETPSLFWGLDPVFLAFAKLYIRDILDLKESGQVPGVFFYNGHPIKQVDILGTVIGVREKDAFYSYGVDDSTGVINCICWKRPTNTKSSSATAAPSARELSLTSQLKKLQETIAQRAKLEIGDIIRVRGHIRIFRGEREIHATTYYKVDDPVCNVQIARMLELPAIYRKVYDQRFHSPALKEEEALSSNPGTLDLDSLTCLLSEKAKEFLVENRVQTFYQQELETVESLLSLANQPVIHSACSGQMGFKNDTTSRAIHSIFRNAVKLLQEKGLVFQKDGGFDNLFYTLFSCLGNERKQRIAQKDPPDHSRGMPETKSRSW; this is translated from the exons ATGCAGTCTAAATCCAGACAGTGTGAAGACGAAACTCCTTCCCTCTTCTGGGGTTTGGATCCTGTGTTTCTGGCCTTTGCAAAACTCTACATCAGGGATATCCTGGACTTGAAGGAGTCTGGCCAGGTACCAG gtgtattttTTTACAATGGGCATCCAATAAAACAGGTGGATATCTTGGGAACTGTAATTGGAGTGAGAGAAAAAGATGCATTCTACAGTTATGGAG TGGATGATAGCACTGGAGTTATAAACTGCATCTGCTGGAAAAGGCCGACTAATACCAAATCCTCATCAG CTACAGCCGCTCCAAGTGCAAGAGAGCTGAGCTTAACCTCTCAGCTTAAGAAGCTGCAAGAGACCATTGCACAGAGAGCAAAGTTGGAAATTGGGGACATTATCCGGGTCAGAGGCCACATCCGCATTTTCAGAGGAGAGCGAGAGATTCATGCCACGACTTATT ATAAAGTGGATGACCCAGTATGCAACGTTCAGATCGCGAGGATGCTGGAGCTGCCTGCCATCTACAGGAAAGTGTATGACCAGCGCTTCCACAGCCCTGCCCTAAAGGAAGAAGAGGCACTGAG CAGCAATCCTGGCACCCTGGACCTTGACAGTCTCACGTGTCTGCTGAGTGAAAAGGCCAAAGAGTTCCTTGTGGAGAACAGAGTGCAGACCTTTTACCAGCAGGAGTTGGAAACTGTGGAGTCCCTTCTGTCCCTTGCCAACCAGCCTGTGATTCACAGCGCCTGCTCTGGGCAA ATGGGTTTTAAGAATGACACCACTTCCAGAGCAATTCACAGTATATTTAGGAATGCTGTAAAGCTGCTGCAGGAAAAAGGACTCGTTTTCCAGAAAGATGGTGGTTTTGATAACCTATTCTAT ACTCTCTTTTCCTGTTTAGGTAAcgagagaaaacaaagaattgCACAGAAAGATCCACCGGATCATTCAAGAGGAATGCCAGAAACCAAATC
- the STN1 gene encoding CST complex subunit STN1 isoform X5 — protein MQSKSRQCEDETPSLFWGLDPVFLAFAKLYIRDILDLKESGQVPGVFFYNGHPIKQVDILGTVIGVREKDAFYSYGVDDSTGVINCICWKRPTNTKSSSATAAPSARELSLTSQLKKLQETIAQRAKLEIGDIIRVRGHIRIFRGEREIHATTYYKVDDPVCNVQIARMLELPAIYRKVYDQRFHSPALKEEEALSSNPGTLDLDSLTCLLSEKAKEFLVENRVQTFYQQELETVESLLSLANQPVIHSACSGQMGFKNDTTSRAIHSIFRNAVKLLQEKGLVFQKDGGFDNLFYTLFSCLGNERKQRIAQKDPPDHSRGMPETKSRGEGLPLPAHPGLCPPEPQPRPE, from the exons ATGCAGTCTAAATCCAGACAGTGTGAAGACGAAACTCCTTCCCTCTTCTGGGGTTTGGATCCTGTGTTTCTGGCCTTTGCAAAACTCTACATCAGGGATATCCTGGACTTGAAGGAGTCTGGCCAGGTACCAG gtgtattttTTTACAATGGGCATCCAATAAAACAGGTGGATATCTTGGGAACTGTAATTGGAGTGAGAGAAAAAGATGCATTCTACAGTTATGGAG TGGATGATAGCACTGGAGTTATAAACTGCATCTGCTGGAAAAGGCCGACTAATACCAAATCCTCATCAG CTACAGCCGCTCCAAGTGCAAGAGAGCTGAGCTTAACCTCTCAGCTTAAGAAGCTGCAAGAGACCATTGCACAGAGAGCAAAGTTGGAAATTGGGGACATTATCCGGGTCAGAGGCCACATCCGCATTTTCAGAGGAGAGCGAGAGATTCATGCCACGACTTATT ATAAAGTGGATGACCCAGTATGCAACGTTCAGATCGCGAGGATGCTGGAGCTGCCTGCCATCTACAGGAAAGTGTATGACCAGCGCTTCCACAGCCCTGCCCTAAAGGAAGAAGAGGCACTGAG CAGCAATCCTGGCACCCTGGACCTTGACAGTCTCACGTGTCTGCTGAGTGAAAAGGCCAAAGAGTTCCTTGTGGAGAACAGAGTGCAGACCTTTTACCAGCAGGAGTTGGAAACTGTGGAGTCCCTTCTGTCCCTTGCCAACCAGCCTGTGATTCACAGCGCCTGCTCTGGGCAA ATGGGTTTTAAGAATGACACCACTTCCAGAGCAATTCACAGTATATTTAGGAATGCTGTAAAGCTGCTGCAGGAAAAAGGACTCGTTTTCCAGAAAGATGGTGGTTTTGATAACCTATTCTAT ACTCTCTTTTCCTGTTTAGGTAAcgagagaaaacaaagaattgCACAGAAAGATCCACCGGATCATTCAAGAGGAATGCCAGAAACCAAATC